atagaagatgaaaacaaTCAAGCCATCAAGGTATCAATTCAATCAAAGTTATACATATTGGTAAATGCCCTTTAAccttatttttaatagtttcttTTGTCTTATTTCATGTTTTACGCTTTGAGTTTTTCTATAAATCAAACATACGTACAATAGCTCAATTTACTGTCTATCTTGGACAGCAGCTTTGATACTTCTTAGCGATTCCTCCAAATCGTCACATAGTCTATGAGGATCACTGATAACCGTTGGATCGACGGTTAAAGACATCGTCATCTTGTTCATATAACTTTGAAAATGCATCGTCAACGCCTAATATAGACCAATGAAATCGTAAAATCTTGACAAAAcgataataaaagaaaaaaatcagataaacCAAAATCTACATGTGGATGACCATAAGCACTTGGGGCAATGTACGTGACGGTATTTCCATAGAGGCTAACTTCTTCAATAGGTCCGACCAAATTTGAAAACGCCATCGTTGTGTTTGATAATGTTCTTTTTGTCATATGAGCTGCCCTCTGCATTCATTTAAattattggatttttattttgtgacagTAAATGAAACTTAGAGTGTATGACTATGGTTCATCTTTGAACTAAATATAGagtaatcttatataatatgacaagGTTTTTTCTATCTTTGCCTATCGGTGCGACATTTGGTGTTATATTTTTGCGACACGTGTACTTTACATTAAATTCAAGTTTaattctttaaatttaaatttatttacttagaaaagtcttcatttcttttatcttcctctaTCAAATGGtccaaatctttaattaatttgggtttgtattatttagtattatttcatagcaatactctatataatttagtttggtaaaaaaaaaagtaatccaTTTAACAAGAAtactaggagatatcccgtgttttaagcacgggtcaacatttaaaaaaaaaatctaatataataataaaaattattgttatatattttttaaaagttattttatttgagataatatttattttaattgttctgtaaatttattagtctttttgaatactaatcattttagaatattatagtattttattacagttttatattgtttgtttcttgtatttgcatcattattttgtgaaatatgaagtagtagttttaatattataattgtgaacaaataaaaattattagtttaccatctatataaatttagttttaccaacccgctaatgtggaaattaaaacacacacattttttttagattgagtaatatatctttattttaaaaaaattcaaatcacaacatatgcagaaaaaattctgcattttactaatcataagtattatatgaaaatttcaaacaatttgtaaataaaataaaataaagatgataggagaatcataatttgaatcttaacaaaatcttcgaaatttagttattaaaaatatttatattgtgtacttggatataaaatcttagtttttgaaattctgattggtttatatttttttaaatttttcgtccataatttattagagagagaaaatatatatatttttttctaattttttttatatttgatctgtcagcattttttattttttaattaattatctttatttaattagttaactaagcttaattaattttttctaatggcaattgaatgtaattttttacacatttgaaggttagtttcatatttgtacttcccaattaatatagtaggatatctattttaatttatacaatttgtaAATTCCCCACtaattttcctttaaatttcTTTACTCTTCGTTTACCaattctttaattatttttagttttttatttagtatcatttcatagcaaaaatctctatagttatttttattaaataaaaggtAATCTATTTTACaagaatatatttattctattttgtttttccgatttataaattcttcaataatttttttatcacaacctaaatttattaattaattatttttatcgatttcacatgtcaatatgtactatatattaaactataataaattagagttttgagaaattgtcatttggcaccactctatttttttagcatgtgtcatttttttcaattttaatgaaataaaaggCACATTGTTGgtaatctaaaacaaaattgtctacacacatttttttaatttgagacattttatttgttcagtttctttagGTTACATTTACTTTGCTCAATCAATTACCTTTAAGACATTATAGGtggatgttttcttttgttcaaactgTTTATGTTGCAATAATGCATAtgataaaattaattacaattaatatgctTTATAACTGTATTTATTGCCATGAATGTGTTTACTCAGAATAATGTGTCAATAATTCTTTACAAACTTCATAAAATGTTTAGTGTATTATATAAGATCTAATGCTCACATGactaataatgaaaaaaacGATCATGCattatatatctttcttttcccatggtatttcattttattttttcttatgaattttttttaaaagaatgatgTCTTTCAGTATGATGAttaacatattaatatatagatgaCTATTTGAAGAAATCATTTACAAAGCAAtgtctatgttttctttttttatggaaTCAGAAACTTGTCAATATTTATTAGTCTCTTTCAAaggattatgttttatgatagtcatgatttaaagtttttggattgttttgtaatatgtttttttactttcaaactaTAGTTGGAAGTCTTtagtgatgaagatgagcccAATGCTCGACTCCTAAAGCACAATCTCTTTGGCTTTAAACATTCACTCACAATATTATAGTTGTAAGTCTCTTAAATTTTTCTCTTAAGTCCTCTTCTCTTCAACTACGATAtatttctaagtttatgtttcgtaaatttgctttgtttttcgtttttaaaagttttttatccccattacaaaaaaatattttactttgccTAATTTTACCgtgtaatgcatatatatatggtcaaaAGATCACGTACTTCTTTATGCCTCTTTGGAATCACTTCCCAAACTTTACAATATCCTTTCACATTACACGGAAAAACATTACAGAGACatattgtaaatatttaatatatatatatatatatatgtacatattgtAATCTCAATACTTTAATCATAGATATATGTCAATCATTGAAACTGGTATAAATTAACCTGTACAAAAGCAAGactaatttttatattgcaTTGGTATATTGTTTGAGTTACCCATCATACTTCGTGTCTATTTTCCTTTAACCCTTGCTACATCTGTCATTATGCCGAAAAAAACTTACACCATTTCCGatggttatctatatttttttgtttgattttctattttacatttagcgtataattttgaagagagatgatttagtatttagagtataagattaaaagcacgatgctattttagtatttttaaaattttagaaatgatgtgctaaatttaaaacgaaaacttatttttatgcaatttgtgaaaattttccttcttttaaaatgcacacttcataattataaacttataaatgtatatatttaaattattttcaaggcatatataaataatatcatgttcatttcatatataatttaataaaattttattttacatacaaaatagTTGATTTTATAACCCACACATCTTGTGGGTAACTTTCTAGTATCTAATAAGACTGACCTGAACTCCTAACAATTTGATAAGTAGATTCCCAACCGCGAATGTAAGAACAGCTTCTAACGTGTTCTTTTTCCGGTCGATGATCGACTTGACTCCTAGGAGATGTTTCAACGGATCATGACATAATGCAATGGAGAATGGAAAGAATATGTAGACGATCCAATTTCCCCATCTACACTTAGATCCTTTAGCCATAATATCGGCTAGATCctgtttttaatcaaaaataaaagacataaatgAAGTTTTACAATCTATATACAGTATATCTAAACTTGtagataaataatattaatttgcCTGGATTCCAGTAGTCGGTCTTATGTTTACAAGCAGAACTGCCCTTAGCCTTATTTTTTTAGGCATATTACTTGAATTCTTTTTAGATTCTTCTTGCTCCCCTGCTTTCGTCTTCTCtcctaataatttttttaatatatatgtatttaattttcatgttttagtAAGGTTTATTCATccttaaaagaaaattcataGGTATGTTACCGTATCTTCTATTCAAATACTTCGAGAGACCAGCCTGAGATACTCCAAGTACTGCATCGTTGACAGTCTACACAAACCGGAAAATCAATGGAAGCAAGATCAATGgaatattttcatatatgtcACATCTCTCAAATTATAACTATAAAATTTACATTTCATATAGAACGTATAAGAAAGTTTACAATCAATATAATTACTAAGTTCAAATGTATGGAGAAAGTTTACCATATTCATGGCGTTCTTGATTAGCTTTATGTCGTCAAGACTTACGGTACGATGAACCAAACACATCTGTTTGCTCTTACTTAACCGGAAATTGCCCTTTATTGGAGTTTCAGTGTCCTTAAGGAACTATGTCGTAGCAATAAACTCCAAAGCATCACAAACTGTATTCCAAACCAACACAGCCGCCGACCATAGTACCAGAACTAGCCAAAATAACCGGGAATAACATCTTGAACTGGTTTTTATCGGAGATGATCCAGAAGACAGCCGGTTGTGGTACGGTAGACTCGGGAGCTCATTGGGGTCCGATGTTTTACGTGTACACGCGAGTACTAGTGACATCATAGACATACCGTCCCCTACCGAGTGATGGATCTTAAAAACGACAACGTTTTCGGCGTCAGAAGTTTTCAAGTCGAGTAAATGAACTTCCCATAATGGCTTGGAGGTGTCTAAATGGATCGTAGTGAGGTCGGAGAGGTAGCTCTCGAGAAAAGCGTCTGCGTTTGCGTTCTTTATGTTTTGCGTTTCGATTTTGGGAATGATGACGTGATCCTCGACCACAACGTTTGTCTGAACCCATTTTTGTTCCGGTCTATTGTTGTTCCAAGAGTTCACCTTCAATAAGATTTATTTAGACAAAAATGTTATAATCTTCGAAAATAATAATGTAGAATCAagtcaaattttaatataaacagCTAATTCCTGAAAATATACCTTTTGCTAGAATATAAAGTGTTACTTATTTTACCCACATTGTTACACTTCACCGTAAAAAAATGCGCAGCACTCACCAATTTGCTGGAGAAACGAGGATGTCTAATCAAAGTTTGCTTAATTCCTTCGATAATCACATCTGGCTCGATCTTTCTATTTAAACCAATCACCGATATAATATTGCAGTTAAACTCCGGTGCGTGAAATAGACGTGCTGCCGGGCTAAGTGgttgctcctcctcctcttcctcttccactGTTGTCTCCACCGTATGCCGTCGTGGTCTTCGAGACCTGATCTCCATAGATTCTGGTTTCGATATTTGTTTTCCTTCCTCTAATTCTTTCAATGACGACTAAATAAtactttctcttctttgcaAACTTTCAAATTCGATTATTATTTTGCTCGCAATCTTTCCTTTTATGTTGTGTTTGAGGTCAAACTttccataattatattattccttttctttttttgttatgttacgTACATCCAATTAACCAGTAGTACTATACGAACAGATTTTCCCATGTTTGGAAAGTTNttgggggggggggggtgagTGTTTAGGAATCCGGCTCGGTTCAGTTTGAGAGAtctgatatttaatttattcgGTTATTGAAAATTAGGtctcaaattaaatccaaattcTATTTCATGAGTTTGGTCGGTTTGTCATAATTTCATTTGGTTCGGATTTAACTTGGATATGTATAAGAGAATGCtgataacataaataaattttagacAATTGTAACTTGTAAAAGAACTTCTTTGTTGATTCTGTATAATATTACAATAGGGTCTTCTTGTACGTTATTCCCCCATATCAATACAATTACAATTGTACATATTGGTACGTACTCACATCCTTAAATCTATTTGAATAGTTTcttattctattttcttttaaaactcaATCTAATGAGCCGGAGCCTCTTTCTTTAACAGCATCTTTGATGCTTTGTAAAGATTTCTCCCAATCGTCAAGTAGCCGATGAGGATCACTTATGGCCGTTGGATCTACAGTCAAAGAAATCGTCATCTGGTTCATGTAACTCTGGAAATGTATCGTCAACGCCTATTCAAAAGACCAATAATGAGATAGTCAAATCTTGTTCAGTaatgcaaacaaagaaaagatgtTAATACTATacattattaaaagaaaaaagaacttaCATGGGGATGGCCATACACACTTGGGGCCATGTAAGTGATGGGGTGTCCATAGAAGCTAATTTCTTCAATAGGGccaattaaatttgaaaacgaCATTGTTGTGTTTGACAATGCTCTGTTTATTATCTTAGCTGCCACCTATAATATTCATTTCAATTTATAAGATTGGACAGTATAAggacaaatataatttaatggtgtgttagattttggtttggtgcctTGCCATCAAGTAATTCAATACTAACCTGAACTCCAAACGATTTGATAATGAAATTACCGGCGATGAACGTTAGGGCAGCTTCGAACGAATTTTTCTTCCGGTCGATGATCCTTTTGGCACTTCGGAGATGCTCTAACGGATCATCGCGTAAACCGATTGAAAACGGAAAGACTATGTAGCCGATCCAATTTCCCCATCTACAATTAGACTTCTTGGCCATCATATCGGCTagatcctgttttttttttttaaaaaccaatttttgtcaaataatatacaaatcGTCGTAAGAAACAAATACGAAGCCATAAATAAGGTATATGAAATTACCTGGATTCCAGTGGTGGGTCTTAAGTTAACAAGTAGAGCTGATCTTAGCCTTATTAGTTTAGGCATATCATTTGAATTACTTTTAGATTCTTGATCTTTAcctactttcttcttttctcctatTAATCACAAGATTATTGAATTTCACTTGTTTAAAACATGAGAAAATGTATATGCATGTCAAGAACGCtcacacacatacataaatttacttatttaattaccATATCTTTTCTCCAAGTATTGCGAGAGACCAGCCTGAGTAACTCCAAGTACAACATCGTTGACAGTctactaaaccaaaaaaaaaatatatatataaacttaaatcAGCCGTTgataataaacacaaattagtACAACTAAAAAATCTTACCATATTCATTGCATTCTTGATTAGCTTTATGTCCTCTAAGCTAACGGTACGATGGACTATACTCATCCGTTTACTCTTACCTGACCCGAAATCGCCTTTGATCGGTGTTTTAGTGTCCTTAAGGAACATTGCCGTAGCAATAAACTCCAAAGCATCACAAACCGTATTCCAAACCAACATAAGCGCCGACCATAGAATCATAACCAACCACAAGAACCTGGAATCACCCCTTGAAGCGGCTGTTAACCGGGAAGATGTAGAAGACGACCGGTTCTGGTTCGGTTGACTCGGGAGCTCGTCCGGGTTTGATGTTTTACGCATACAGGCGAGGACAAGGGCCATGAGAGACATACCGTCTCCTAAAGAGTGATGAAACTTCAAAACAGCGACGTTTTCGGCGTCCGAAGTTTTTAAATCGAGTAGGTGAAGCTGCCATAATGGCTTCGAGATATCTAAAGGGACCGTCGTGAGGTTGGAGACGTAGCTCTCAAGAAA
The Camelina sativa cultivar DH55 chromosome 6, Cs, whole genome shotgun sequence genome window above contains:
- the LOC104791145 gene encoding O-acyltransferase WSD1, which encodes MEIKTRRETSETTVRKEEEEEEQPLSPTARIFHAPEFNCYVIAVIGLKKKIEADVITEGLKQTLIRHPRFSSKLVSHGKKKRQTQSWVRTNVVVSDHVVVPDIETQNTLNGNANADAFLESYVSNLTTVPLDISKPLWQLHLLDLKTSDAENVAVLKFHHSLGDGMSLMALVLACMRKTSNPDELPSQPNQNRSSSTSSRLTAASRGDSRFLWLVMILWSALMLVWNTVCDALEFIATAMFLKDTKTPIKGDFGSGKSKRMSIVHRTVSLEDIKLIKNAMNMTVNDVVLGVTQAGLSQYLEKRYGEKKKVGKDQESKSNSNDMPKLIRLRSALLVNLRPTTGIQDLADMMAKKSNCRWGNWIGYIVFPFSIGLRDDPLEHLRSAKRIIDRKKNSFEAALTFIAGNFIIKSFGVQVAAKIINRALSNTTMSFSNLIGPIEEISFYGHPITYMAPSVYGHPHALTIHFQSYMNQMTISLTVDPTAISDPHRLLDDWEKSLQSIKDAVKERGSGSLD
- the LOC104698990 gene encoding LOW QUALITY PROTEIN: O-acyltransferase WSD1 (The sequence of the model RefSeq protein was modified relative to this genomic sequence to represent the inferred CDS: substituted 1 base at 1 genomic stop codon): MEIRSRRPRRHTVETTVEEEEEEEQPLSPAARLFHAPEFNCNIISVIGLNRKIEPDVIIEGIKQTLIRHPRFSSKLVSVNSWNNNRPEQKWVQTNVVVEDHVIIPKIETQNIKNANADAFLESYLSDLTTIHLDTSKPLWEVHLLDLKTSDAENVVVFKIHHSVGDGMSMMSLVLACTRKTSDPNELPSLPYHNRLSSGSSPIKTSSRCYSRLFWLVLVLWSAAVLVWNTVCDALEFIATTXFLKDTETPIKGNFRLSKSKQMCLVHRTVSLDDIKLIKNAMNMTVNDAVLGVSQAGLSKYLNRRYGEKTKAGEQEESKKNSSNMPKKIRLRAVLLVNIRPTTGIQDLADIMAKGSKCRWGNWIVYIFFPFSIALCHDPLKHLLGVKSIIDRKKNTLEAVLTFAVGNLLIKLLGVQRAAHMTKRTLSNTTMAFSNLVGPIEEVSLYGNTVTYIAPSAYGHPHALTMHFQSYMNKMTMSLTVDPTVISDPHRLCDDLEESLRSIKAAVQDRQ